The window TTTTCTGTTTATTTTTATATATTTATGGTATTTATGTGGCGGGGGAGTCTATGTATTGCAATATTAGCGGCGGTATGCCAGACAAAACCGCCTGTGTAGAAAATATTGTTGTATGGCGGCGCGCTTAAAGGAGCGGCCGCCGCAGCAACGCATCTTCCCACATACGGTAGCGTTCACCGTCGCGGCCGGCGCAGGCGGGGCTTGTGGAGAGCATCCGGCGGTATGGACGCGCGGGTTCGCCGAAATACTTTTTGTACTTTGCGAAGGAGCAGGCGCCGTTGAATAATATCAGCGAGATATTGGGGTGGGCGGCGAGCAGCGACGGGATGTCGTTGGGCTCCTCGTCCCGTATTTTTCCGTCGAGGCTGCCCTCGCGCCGCGCGCACCTTATCGTATCCCACAGCGCGAGTCTGCGGCGCAGGATGAAATCGTAGCGGTCCGCGAACGAATCGGGCATCGTTTCGCCGTAGACGCTGTAAAGTATTTTCCAGAAACGGTTTTGCGGATGAGCGTAATAGCGGCTCATCTCGAGGGATTTTTCTCCCGGCAGCGAACCGAGTATCAGCGTCTGTGAGTCGTCATTTATAATCGGGCCGAAGCTGTATTTCATTTTTACGATTCCCCTTTGCCTATGCTTATCATATTTTATCCCCTTTCGCGCGGCTTTTGCGGGTGATTCGCCGCTCATCGGCGGCGTAAATTTTGTGCAACCGATTGAATATACATTATCACCGACAAAAAATATCTGTGAAGGGGGTTGACGTATTATATTTAAGGGCTATAATACTCTGGAACTTTGAACGATTGGTAAAATCAATAAATAAACAAAACATATATTCAGGTTCATTTTGTTTATAGAATAGCGAAGGAGTGCGCGACCGATGAAGAAGAGAATTTATTTGACGCTGAGCGACGGTTCGATATGGCCCGGCAATGGAGATATAGAGGCCCCCATGGAGGGCGAAGTCGTCTTTACCACAGCCTCCTGCGGCTATCCTCAGACGCTGACCGACCCGTCCTATAACGGTCAGATAATCGTCTTTGCCTTCCCCCCAATCGGCATCTACGGGGTGGACAAGGAAAATCTTGAGGGACGGCGGGTGTGGGCGCGCGCAGCCCTTATGACCTGCCTTGACGAGACGGAGGAGGGGCGTTTTGAAAGCCTGAGCTGCTGGATGGCGGATAACGGCCGTCCGCTCGTCTCCGATATCGATACGCGCCAGCTGATTTTGAAGATCCGCGAGTGCGGTTCGATGATGGGACGCATCGACGTTGAGCCGCACTTGCCGGAGATAAAGGAACTG is drawn from Cloacibacillus porcorum and contains these coding sequences:
- a CDS encoding DNA-deoxyinosine glycosylase, translated to MKYSFGPIINDDSQTLILGSLPGEKSLEMSRYYAHPQNRFWKILYSVYGETMPDSFADRYDFILRRRLALWDTIRCARREGSLDGKIRDEEPNDIPSLLAAHPNISLILFNGACSFAKYKKYFGEPARPYRRMLSTSPACAGRDGERYRMWEDALLRRPLL